The genomic stretch AGATTAAGGCGTTGCTCGGGTGTCATGTTTTTCAAAGCCTGGATCTGAACCTCTTCTACTTCTATGCTTGTATCTAACGGTCGTGAGTTTTTCATCCTTGCTGTTCTTGTGGAAATCATATCATTGACTGTCGTTTTTTCGGTGGAAATGCGGTGTCTGCTTTGAATATCATTTTAGAGAAGCATCATGGCACAGAATCGCACGATCGATTGGGATCAGGTTGAAAAGGATCTGGATGAGAAAGGTTACGCTGTAACTGCTCCGGTCCTGAACCCGGAGGAGTGCGGCAAACTGATTTCCCTTTATTCTGACGATCAGCGTTTTCGCAGCCGTATCGTCATGGAGCGGTTCCAGTTCGGATCCGGTGAATACAAATATTTTTCCAATCCGCTCCCGGAGATCGTTCAAAAGTTACGCACAAATCTTTATTCGCGGCTTGCAAAAATCGCGACCCGGTGGAAACAACTACTGGGAGAGACAACGGTTTATCCTGAAACCTTGAAGGAATATCTGGATACCTGTCACAGAAAGGGTCAAACAAAACCGACTCCTTTAATGCTGAAGTATCAGTCCGGTGGCTATAACTGCTTGCATCAGGATTTATACGGCGAGATGGTATTTCCCCTTCAATGCACGATTTTTCTAACGGCCACAACCGGATACAAAGGAGGCGAGTTTCTACTGGTAGAGCAGCGTCCACGCGCGCAGTCCCGCGGAGAAGCGACTGTGTGTGAGCAGGGTGAAATGATCATCTTCCCGGTAAGGGACCGTCCGGTTCGCGGCACTCGCGGATACTATCGCACCAACATGCGTCATGGTGTGAGCACAATTCGGTCAGGAGAACGTTTTACGCTGGGCATCATTTTCCACGATGCAAAGTGAGGAACTTTAACGAAAGACGCTAACCTTGCTTTGCGTCTTCGCGGC from bacterium encodes the following:
- a CDS encoding 2OG-Fe(II) oxygenase encodes the protein MAQNRTIDWDQVEKDLDEKGYAVTAPVLNPEECGKLISLYSDDQRFRSRIVMERFQFGSGEYKYFSNPLPEIVQKLRTNLYSRLAKIATRWKQLLGETTVYPETLKEYLDTCHRKGQTKPTPLMLKYQSGGYNCLHQDLYGEMVFPLQCTIFLTATTGYKGGEFLLVEQRPRAQSRGEATVCEQGEMIIFPVRDRPVRGTRGYYRTNMRHGVSTIRSGERFTLGIIFHDAK